Proteins encoded within one genomic window of Bradyrhizobium sp. 186:
- a CDS encoding DUF1304 domain-containing protein: MIANVPVALVAVLHVFFLVLEMFLWDKPLGLKVFRQTPEKAEITKVLAANQGLYNGFLAAGLIWGLMHGNPAFAFQIKAFFLLCVIVAGAYGAATVSARILLVQALPAAVALVALFLA; encoded by the coding sequence CTGATCGCCAATGTCCCAGTGGCGCTGGTCGCCGTCCTGCATGTCTTCTTTCTCGTCCTCGAGATGTTCCTCTGGGACAAGCCGCTGGGCTTGAAGGTCTTTCGCCAGACGCCGGAGAAGGCCGAGATCACAAAAGTGCTGGCCGCCAACCAGGGCCTCTATAACGGCTTCCTCGCCGCCGGCCTGATCTGGGGCCTCATGCACGGCAACCCGGCCTTCGCGTTCCAGATCAAGGCGTTCTTCCTGCTCTGCGTGATCGTCGCCGGTGCTTACGGCGCGGCAACCGTCAGCGCGCGCATCCTGCTCGTCCAGGCCCTGCCGGCGGCGGTCGCGCTGGTAGCACTGTTCCTGGCCTGA
- a CDS encoding methylated-DNA--[protein]-cysteine S-methyltransferase, protein MAGRSAYPSESFDLDRLATPIGIALLVTDAEGALRALDWEDYEHRMRELLRLHYGAVELRERAAAAAVKAALSGYFDGDLAQLASIAWRVAGTPFQRKVWTALAQIPVGTTQSYGALAARLDMPKAVRAVGHANGSNPISVVLPCHRLIGADGSLVKYGGGLERKRWLLRHEGVEV, encoded by the coding sequence ATGGCCGGCCGATCAGCCTATCCGTCCGAAAGCTTTGACCTCGATCGGCTGGCGACGCCGATCGGGATCGCCCTGCTTGTCACCGATGCGGAAGGCGCGCTGCGCGCGCTCGACTGGGAGGACTACGAGCACCGGATGCGCGAGCTGCTGCGCCTGCATTATGGCGCGGTCGAGCTGCGCGAGCGTGCCGCGGCGGCTGCGGTGAAGGCCGCGCTGTCGGGCTATTTCGACGGCGATCTCGCGCAGCTTGCGTCGATCGCATGGCGCGTCGCCGGCACGCCGTTCCAGCGCAAGGTCTGGACCGCGCTGGCGCAAATTCCCGTTGGCACCACGCAAAGTTATGGCGCGCTCGCTGCCAGGCTCGACATGCCCAAAGCGGTTCGCGCCGTCGGCCATGCCAACGGCTCCAACCCGATCAGCGTCGTGCTGCCCTGTCACCGCCTGATCGGCGCAGATGGTTCGCTGGTGAAATATGGCGGCGGCCTGGAGCGCAAGCGCTGGCTGCTGCGGCATGAGGGCGTGGAGGTTTAG
- a CDS encoding [protein-PII] uridylyltransferase produces the protein MDSVATEHKAEADDRFDTARITAAVDALAEKHQGREDAFRTAVAQLLKAELMAARAAAQAILLKDRHGRRCAERLCHVQDEIIRILYSAATRHLYRSPIPSGAERMAVVATGGYGRGLMAPESDIDLLFILPYKQTAWGEQVAEAILYCLWDMGLKVGHATRSVDESIRQARGDMTIRTAILETRFLTGDKPLYEELVARFDKEVVQGTASEFVTAKLAEREERHRRGGQSRYLVEPNVKDGKGALRDLHTLFWIAKYVYRVRDTDELVERGVFDAQEYRSFRRCADFLWSVRCNLHFYSGRPEERLSFDLQREIAVRLGYTSHPGMQDVERFMKHYFLVAKEVGNLTAILCAKLEDQQAKPAPVLSRMMARLRPTAVKRRVPDSDDFIVDNNRINVAAPDVFKHDPVNLIRIFRLAQKNNLAFHPDAMRDVTRSLGLINAQLRENPEANRLFMEILTSNDAETVLRRMNETGVLGQFIRAFGKIVSMMQFNMYHHYTVDEHLIRCVGFLQDIERGGVEEFTLASDLMRKIRPEHRPVIYIVTLLHDIAKGRLEDHSIAGAKVARRLCPRLGFSPADTELVAWLIEEHLTMSTVAQSRDLSDRKTIENFAAVVQSVEQMKLLTILTTADIRGVGPGVWNGWKAQLLRSLYYETEPVLTGGFSEVDRGKRLAAAHAEFRIAFAEWPKEELDAYIGRHYPAYWLKVELPRKIRHARFVRSSEQAGHKLAINVGFDEVRGVTELTIFAADHPWLLSIIAGACASAGANIVDAQIYTTTDGRALDTISISREYDRDEDEGRRATRIGEMIEDVLEGKLRLPEVVARRTVRSKARPFVIEPEVTINNQWSDRYTVIEVSGLDRPGLLYELTTAISKLNLNIASAHVATFGERARDVFYVTDLLGAQISAPTRQAAIKSALTHVMAGDKAVQPVA, from the coding sequence ATGGACAGCGTCGCGACTGAGCACAAGGCAGAGGCGGATGATCGCTTCGACACCGCGCGGATCACCGCCGCGGTCGACGCACTTGCCGAAAAGCATCAGGGCCGCGAGGACGCGTTCCGCACTGCGGTTGCGCAACTGCTCAAGGCCGAACTGATGGCGGCGCGCGCCGCGGCGCAGGCAATCCTGCTCAAGGACCGTCACGGCCGGCGCTGCGCCGAGCGGCTGTGCCATGTGCAAGACGAGATCATTCGCATTCTGTATTCGGCGGCGACCCGTCATCTCTACCGCTCGCCGATTCCGAGCGGGGCCGAGCGCATGGCGGTGGTGGCGACCGGCGGCTATGGCCGCGGCTTGATGGCACCCGAGTCCGACATCGATCTGCTCTTCATCCTGCCCTACAAGCAGACCGCCTGGGGCGAGCAGGTGGCCGAGGCGATTCTCTATTGCCTGTGGGACATGGGCTTGAAGGTCGGGCATGCCACGCGTTCGGTGGATGAATCGATCCGCCAGGCGCGCGGCGACATGACCATCCGCACCGCGATCCTGGAGACGCGCTTCCTCACCGGCGACAAGCCGCTGTATGAAGAACTGGTCGCGCGCTTCGACAAGGAAGTGGTGCAAGGCACCGCGTCCGAATTCGTCACCGCAAAACTCGCCGAGCGCGAGGAGCGCCACCGTCGCGGCGGCCAGTCGCGCTATCTGGTCGAGCCCAACGTCAAGGACGGAAAGGGGGCCTTACGCGACCTGCACACGCTGTTCTGGATCGCCAAATACGTCTACCGCGTCCGCGACACCGACGAATTGGTCGAGCGCGGCGTGTTCGACGCGCAGGAATACCGCAGCTTCCGCCGCTGCGCCGATTTCCTCTGGTCGGTGCGCTGCAACCTGCACTTCTATTCGGGGCGGCCTGAGGAGCGCCTGTCGTTCGATCTCCAGCGCGAGATCGCGGTCCGGCTCGGCTACACCTCGCATCCCGGCATGCAGGACGTCGAGCGCTTCATGAAGCACTACTTCCTGGTCGCGAAGGAAGTCGGCAATCTCACCGCCATCCTCTGCGCCAAGCTCGAGGATCAACAGGCCAAGCCCGCACCGGTGCTGAGCCGGATGATGGCGCGGCTGCGTCCCACCGCCGTGAAGCGGCGGGTGCCCGACAGCGACGACTTCATCGTCGACAACAACCGCATCAACGTCGCCGCGCCCGACGTGTTCAAGCACGATCCGGTCAATCTGATCCGCATCTTCCGCCTGGCGCAGAAGAACAACCTCGCCTTCCACCCGGATGCGATGCGCGACGTGACGCGCTCGCTCGGCCTGATCAACGCGCAGCTTCGCGAAAATCCCGAGGCCAATCGGCTATTCATGGAGATTCTGACCTCCAACGATGCCGAGACCGTGCTGCGGAGGATGAACGAGACCGGCGTGCTCGGCCAGTTCATCCGCGCCTTCGGCAAGATCGTCTCGATGATGCAGTTCAACATGTATCATCACTACACCGTCGACGAGCACCTGATCCGCTGCGTCGGCTTCTTGCAGGACATCGAGCGCGGCGGCGTCGAGGAATTCACGCTTGCGAGCGACTTGATGCGCAAGATCCGGCCCGAGCACCGGCCGGTGATCTATATCGTGACGCTGCTGCACGACATCGCCAAGGGCCGGCTGGAGGACCATTCGATTGCGGGGGCCAAGGTGGCGCGGCGGCTCTGTCCGCGGCTCGGCTTCAGCCCCGCCGACACCGAGCTGGTGGCGTGGCTGATCGAGGAACATCTGACCATGTCGACGGTCGCACAGTCGCGCGACCTGTCCGACCGCAAGACCATCGAGAATTTCGCCGCCGTGGTGCAGTCCGTCGAGCAGATGAAGCTGCTGACGATCCTGACCACCGCCGACATTCGCGGCGTCGGCCCGGGCGTATGGAACGGCTGGAAGGCGCAGCTGCTGCGCTCGCTTTATTACGAGACCGAGCCGGTGTTGACCGGCGGCTTCTCGGAAGTGGACCGTGGCAAGCGTCTGGCGGCCGCCCACGCCGAATTCCGCATCGCCTTTGCCGAATGGCCAAAGGAGGAGCTCGACGCCTATATCGGCCGGCACTATCCGGCCTACTGGCTCAAGGTCGAGCTGCCGCGAAAGATCCGCCACGCCCGCTTCGTCCGCTCCAGCGAGCAGGCCGGCCACAAGCTCGCGATCAATGTCGGCTTCGACGAGGTGCGTGGCGTCACCGAGCTCACGATCTTCGCGGCCGACCATCCCTGGCTACTCTCGATCATCGCCGGCGCCTGTGCCTCGGCCGGCGCCAACATCGTCGACGCGCAGATCTACACCACGACCGACGGCCGTGCCCTGGACACGATATCGATCTCCCGCGAGTACGATCGCGACGAGGACGAGGGAAGGCGCGCCACCCGGATCGGCGAGATGATCGAGGACGTGCTGGAAGGCAAGCTGCGTCTTCCGGAAGTGGTGGCGCGGCGCACCGTGCGCAGCAAGGCGCGGCCTTTCGTGATCGAGCCGGAAGTGACCATCAACAACCAATGGTCGGACCGCTACACCGTGATCGAGGTGTCCGGCCTCGACCGCCCCGGCCTGCTCTACGAGCTGACCACCGCGATCTCGAAGCTCAACCTCAACATTGCGTCCGCCCATGTCGCGACCTTCGGCGAGCGCGCCCGCGACGTGTTCTACGTCACCGACCTCCTCGGCGCCCAGATCAGTGCTCCGACACGCCAGGCCGCGATCAAGAGCGCGCTGACCCATGTGATGGCCGGCGACAAGGCGGTTCAGCCGGTGGCGTGA
- a CDS encoding ABC transporter permease, with protein sequence MISEAPVLQQTSEQAEVAPAPSRYARPMLGLLLPLALALGWELVVWLGWSNGRLVPPPSRVFATILELARSGELIRHIAATLWRVGLGFAFGVVAGTLLGAISGYWSLARRLLDPTVQALRAIPSLAWVPLFILWLGIFETSKIVLIAVGVFFPVYLGVMGAILIVDRKIVEVGRTFRLSGPAMIRRILLPAVLPAYVVSLRVGLGLGWMFVVAAELIGASEGLGYLLLDGQQLGKPAQILAAIVIFAILGKLTDWLIEVGAAPFLRWQDAFGRTKEA encoded by the coding sequence ATGATCTCTGAAGCGCCAGTCCTGCAACAAACCTCGGAGCAAGCCGAGGTCGCGCCCGCGCCCTCGCGCTATGCGCGGCCGATGCTGGGACTGCTGCTGCCACTTGCTCTCGCGCTCGGCTGGGAACTCGTGGTCTGGCTTGGCTGGTCCAACGGCCGGTTGGTGCCGCCGCCCTCGCGGGTCTTCGCCACCATCTTGGAGCTCGCCCGTTCCGGCGAACTGATCCGCCACATCGCCGCGACGCTGTGGCGCGTCGGCCTCGGCTTTGCGTTCGGCGTGGTCGCGGGCACGCTGCTCGGCGCCATCTCCGGCTATTGGTCGCTCGCGCGCCGTCTGCTCGATCCGACCGTGCAGGCCCTGCGCGCGATCCCGTCGCTCGCCTGGGTGCCGCTGTTCATCCTCTGGCTCGGCATCTTCGAGACCTCGAAAATTGTGCTGATCGCGGTCGGCGTGTTCTTCCCGGTCTATCTCGGCGTCATGGGCGCGATCCTCATCGTTGATCGCAAGATCGTCGAGGTCGGCCGCACCTTTCGTCTTTCCGGACCGGCCATGATCCGCCGCATCCTGCTGCCCGCGGTGCTGCCGGCCTATGTGGTGTCCTTGCGCGTCGGCCTCGGGCTTGGCTGGATGTTCGTAGTGGCGGCCGAATTGATCGGCGCTTCCGAAGGCCTCGGCTATCTCCTGCTCGACGGCCAGCAGCTCGGCAAGCCCGCGCAGATCCTGGCTGCGATCGTGATCTTCGCCATTCTCGGCAAGCTCACCGACTGGCTGATCGAGGTCGGGGCGGCGCCGTTCCTGCGCTGGCAGGACGCTTTCGGGCGCACGAAGGAAGCTTAG
- a CDS encoding ABC transporter ATP-binding protein → MLALDRVSKTYPNGVQALARFSAEIRQGEIVAIIGGSGCGKSTLLRAVAGLDRASSGTVALDNEAIASPHAKIGIIFQEPRLLPWLSVADNIGFGLAGLPAAERREKVARALARVGLADKAEAWPRELSGGQAQRVAIARALVPQPEVLLLDEPFSALDAFTRRDLQDHLLDLWADTRPTLILVTHDVDEAVVLADRVLVMRPRPGRLFDQIEINLARPRDRNSPLFENFKRSVLTSLDRSLDRSVPDRDATQGPGQAMWW, encoded by the coding sequence ATGCTGGCGCTCGACCGGGTCAGCAAGACCTATCCAAACGGCGTGCAGGCGCTGGCGCGCTTCTCGGCCGAGATCAGGCAAGGCGAGATCGTCGCCATCATCGGTGGCTCCGGCTGCGGTAAGTCCACGCTGCTACGCGCGGTCGCCGGGCTCGATCGTGCGAGCTCCGGCACGGTGGCGCTCGACAACGAGGCGATCGCTTCGCCGCACGCCAAGATAGGCATCATCTTCCAGGAGCCGCGGCTGCTACCCTGGCTCAGCGTCGCCGACAATATCGGTTTCGGCCTCGCCGGCCTGCCCGCAGCGGAACGGCGCGAGAAAGTGGCACGTGCGCTCGCGCGCGTTGGACTTGCCGACAAGGCGGAGGCCTGGCCGCGCGAACTCTCAGGCGGGCAGGCGCAGCGCGTCGCGATCGCACGCGCGCTGGTGCCGCAGCCCGAGGTGCTCTTGCTCGACGAGCCCTTCTCCGCGCTCGACGCCTTCACCCGCCGCGACCTTCAGGACCATCTGCTCGACCTCTGGGCGGACACGCGCCCGACACTCATCCTCGTCACCCATGACGTCGACGAGGCCGTGGTGCTGGCCGATCGCGTGCTGGTGATGCGGCCGCGGCCGGGCCGGCTGTTCGACCAGATCGAAATCAATCTGGCGCGTCCGCGCGACCGCAATTCGCCGCTGTTCGAGAATTTCAAGCGCAGTGTGCTGACGTCGCTCGACCGTTCGCTCGACCGCAGCGTGCCTGACCGGGACGCAACCCAGGGTCCCGGCCAGGCCATGTGGTGGTGA
- a CDS encoding OsmC family protein, giving the protein MDAAELRQMQAPIKERYKTDPKTAMITLKAKGSTDSEGIACKVETGRAIAMAGLHPATGGSGLELCSGDMLLEALVACAGVTMKSVATAIEVPLKTGNVYAEGDLDFRGTLGVDKETPVGFAEIRLRFEVDTDAPQDKLDLLLKLTERYCVVYQTIKNGPKVSVSMQRM; this is encoded by the coding sequence ATGGACGCCGCAGAACTGCGCCAGATGCAGGCCCCGATCAAGGAACGCTACAAGACCGATCCCAAGACAGCGATGATCACGCTGAAGGCCAAGGGCTCGACGGACAGTGAAGGCATCGCCTGCAAGGTCGAGACCGGCCGCGCCATCGCAATGGCCGGCCTGCATCCGGCCACCGGCGGCTCCGGCCTCGAGCTCTGCTCGGGTGACATGCTTCTGGAAGCGCTGGTCGCCTGCGCCGGCGTCACGATGAAGTCGGTCGCGACGGCGATCGAGGTGCCCTTGAAGACCGGCAACGTCTATGCCGAGGGTGATCTCGATTTCCGCGGCACGCTCGGCGTCGACAAGGAGACCCCGGTCGGCTTCGCCGAGATCCGCCTGCGCTTCGAGGTCGACACGGACGCGCCACAGGACAAGCTCGATCTGCTGCTGAAACTCACCGAGCGCTATTGCGTGGTCTACCAGACCATCAAGAACGGCCCGAAGGTCTCGGTGTCGATGCAGCGGATGTGA